The DNA window CGCCCGGGTGAGGGTGCGAGGTGTCATCTGACTCTCCTGGATGGGGGATGGGGTCACGCCGTCTGCCGGAGCACGAGCGTGGGAGTGAGCAGCACATGGTGATCGGTGGGCTGGCCGTCGAGCAGGTCGGTGAGCAGGTCGACGCAGCGGGCGGCGGCCGCGGCGAGCGGCTGGCTGACGCTGCTCAGGCCGACCGCGGCGGCCACCGGGGTGTCGTCGAAGCCGACGACGGCGACCGGCGCGGCGGCGTGGCGCGCGGCCTGGAGCGCGCCGAGGGCGAGCGAGTCGCTGGCGCAGACCACCGCGGTCGGCGGCACGTCGCGGGCGAGCAGGTCCCGCAGTTCCCGCTCGCCCTCGGCGATGCCGTCCTCGCTCTCCCGGCGCAGGCCGGCCACGTCGTGGCCGGCCGCCGCCATGGTGGTACGCCAGCCGGCGCACCGGTCGTCGCCGACGCCGGAGCCGGCCGGCCAGCCGAGGAAGGCGATCCGGTGGTGGCCGGCGTCGAGCAGGTGCCGGGTGACCTGGGCGGTGCCGGCGGCGCCGTCCACGTCGACCCACGGGTGCGCGTCGAGGGCGTCCCACGGCCGGCCGAAGGTCACGAACGGCACCTCGCGCGCGGCCAGCCACGCGGTGCGCGGGTCGCCGTGCTTGGTGCCGGTGAGCACGAACGCGTCCAGGTCGTACGCGCCGAGCAGGTCGTCGTAGGTGGCGATCTCCTGGTCGTCGTCGCGGGCCGTGTAGAGCATGACCCGGTAGCCGGCGGCGTCGGCGGTCTCGGTGAGCCCGTGCAGGAAGCGGTCGAGCACCGAGCCGTTGATCCCGTCGCGGGTGGGCTCGATGCGGACGGCGATGAGGCGGGAGCGGCCGGTCCGCATCTGCCGGGCGGCCTGGTTGGCCCGGTAGCCGAGCGCGCTGATCGCCTCCTGCACCCGCCGCCGGGTCTCCTCGCGGACGATGTGCGGCGCGTTGAGCACGTTGGAGACCGTCTGCCGGCTCACCTGGGCATGCCGGGCCACCGTCGCGATGGTCACCTTTTCAGCCACTTGATCCCTCTCGCCGCCTTGAACGATCCAACTCCGATGAGGCAGGATTAGATCGTTCAAAGTTTCTGGAATGTTTCGCACTGTGGCACCGGCCGGAGCCATCTGTCAAGACGTCGCCGGCCCACCGATCAGCACCGGGAGTTCCCCTTGTCCGAACGCCACCTGCAACCGCTGCTGCACGACCTGGTCGGCGTGGTGCACGCCCCCACGAGCGCGCTGGGCGACGCGGCGGGTCAGATCCGGCCGCACGGCGTCCAGGGCGTCTTCCACGCCGACGCCCGGGTGCTCTCCCGCGCCGAGCTGCGCCTCGACGACCGGGAGCCGGAGGCGCTGACCCGCGGGCCGGCGGGGCCGCACGGCGCCCGCTTCGTCGCCCTGGCCCGCTGGCTCGGCGACCCCACCCCCGACCCGACCGTCCGGGTCGAGCGCACCCGGCAGGCCGGCCCGCACGGCGTCACCGAGGAACTCGTCGTCTCGTCCACCGCCGCCGACCCGGTCCACACCACGGTCAGCGTCGACCTCGGCTGCGACCTCGCGCCCATCGAGCTGGTCAAGTCCGGCGGGAGCGGCGCGCCGCTGGAGGCGAAGGCCGGCGAGCCGGGCCGGGTCCAGTGGGCCGCCGAGGGGCTCACCGTGACCGTCACCGGCGAGGCGGCCACCGTGGACGCCGCCGGTGACCGGGCCACCGCACCCCGGCTGAGCTGGCCCGTCACGCTCGCCCCCGGCGAGTCCGCGACGCTGCGCTGGCGGCTGGCCGTCACCGACCCGAAGGCGGTGGTGACCGCCGCCCCGCCCGGCCCCGGCTGGTCCGAGCCGGCCGTACGCGCCGACGACCGCCGCCTGGTCCGGCTCCTCGACCGCGCCCTGGCCGACCTGCGCGCGCTGCGCCTGGCCGAGCCGGCCCACCCGGAGGACGTCTTCCTCGGCGCCGGCGTGCCCTGGTTCCTCACCCTCTTCGGCCGGGACAGTCTCTGGGCCGCCCGGATGATGCTGCCGCTCGGCACCGACCTGGCCGCCGGCACGCTGCGCGTGCTGGCCCGCCGGCAGGGCACCCGGGTCGACCCGGCCACCGGCGAGGCGCCCGGCAAGATCCTGCACGAGCTGCGCCGGCACGAGGTCGCCCTGGCCGACGGCGGGCTACGGCTGCCGCCCGCCTACTACGGCACGGTCGACGCGACCATGCTCTGGGTCGGGCTGCTGCACGACGCCTGGCGCTGGGGGCTCCCCGCCGACCAGGTCGAGCCGCTGCTCCCCCACCTGGAGGCGGCGCTCGGCTGGCTCGGCGAGCACGCCGACGCCGACGGCGACGGCTTCATCGAGTACGTCGACACCACCGGCCACGGCCTGGCCAACCAGGGCTGGAAGGACTCCGGCGACGCGGTGCGCTTCCGGGACGGCCGGCTGGCCGCGCCGCCCATCGTGCTGGCCGAGGTGCAGGGGTACGCGTACCAGGCCGCCGTGAACGGGGCCGACCTGCTCGACGCCTTCGGCCGCCCCGGCGCCGACCGCTGGCGCGGGTACGCCGACCGGCTCGCCACCCGCTTCCGTGCCGCGTTCTGGGTCGACGGCCCGCACGGCCCACAGCCCGCCCTGGCGCTCGACCGGGACAAGCGCCCGGTGGACTCGCTGACCAGCAACATCGGCCACCTGCTCGGCACCGGGCTGCTCTCGGACGCCGAGTCGGCGCAGGTCGCCGCCCTGCTCTCGACCGAGGCCCTCGCGGGCGGCTTCGGCCTGCGCACCATGTCCACCGACGACGCCGGGTTCAGCCCGCTGTCGTACCACTGCGGGTCGATCTGGGCGCACGACACGGCCGTCGTGCTCGGTGGGCTGGCCCGGGACGGCCACCGCGCGCCGGCGCTCCGGCTCGCCGACGGCCTGCTGGCGGCCGCCGAGGCCTTCGACTACCGCCTCCCCGAGCTGTACGGCGGGGACGACCGGGCGGCGCTCGGCCGGCCGGTGCCGTACCCGGCGGCGTGCCACCCCCAGGCCTGGTCGGCCGCGGCGGCCGTGCTGCTCCTCCAGGCGGCGCTCGGCCTCTATCCCGACGTGCCCGCCGGCCGCGTCGACCTCCGCCCCCTGGCCGGCCCCGAACTCGGCGCCCTCGCGGCGGACGGCCTGCGAATCGCCGGCACCCCGATCAAGATCACGGTCAACCACACCGGCCACCCCACCCTCACCGGCCTCCCCCACTCCCTGCACATCCCCACCCCCCGCCCGGCCCCCAACCCCACCCACTCCCCCGCCTGACTCCCAAGTTGATCAAGAAGTTTGCGTCGGGAACCGGCTGCTCCACGACGCAAACTTCTTGATCAACGGGTTGGGGCGGGCGCGGCGGGTCAGGCCGGGGTGAGTTCGGCGATGAGTTCGTCGTCCTCCATGGCGCCGGTCGGGTGGAAGCCCAGGGAGCCGTAGAGGGTGGCGGCGGCGGTGTTGTCGGGGCGGTAGCTGAGGCGGATCGGTTGTCCGGCCTTGCTGAGCCAGTCGGTGAGGGTCTTCACGGCGGCGCGACCGATGCCCCGGTCCTGCTCGCCGGCGTCGATGACCATGCCGCCGATCCAGCGGGAGCCGTCGTCGTCCACTCCCCACATGACGTGCCCGACCACCGTCTCGTCCGCACACACGGCGAGCGAGGTCCACACGTCCGAGCGCATGGTCAGCACCAGGTAGCGGGCCGCCAGCGCCGGCACGAACGTGCGCTGGTCGTCGCGGGGCGCGACGTCGGCCACCGCCCGCCAGTTGTCGTCGCCCACCGGCCGCAGGGTCACCCGGCGGCCGACGCGGTCACACAGCCCGGAATCGATCATGACGGTCAGCCTAGGACCGGCCCGCCCGCCGGGCCATCGCTTTCGCCGGAGCCGAAGCCACCGCACCGGGCCGTGCCCGACGACCCGGCACGTCGACGGCGACCGTCGGCCTTGATCGGCACCGGTACCGCCGAGGTGGCGGTGTCGGACACCGCCACCTCGGCGAGCCGGGCCGGCCAGCGCGGGTCAGCCGGCCGCGGTGGTCGCGGCGGCGTCCAGGTACGGGCGGGGGTCGCCGGCGCCCAGGTCGGTGATCCCGGCGCTGTGCAGGGCGCCGATGGCCAGGGTGCGGCGCACGGCGGCGAAGGTGATCACGTGGCCGATGGTGCCGCCCAGGGTGTGGGTGGTCGGCGGCGTGCAGGTGGTGTCGACGAAGGTGTCCGCCAGGGTGCCGGCGTCGAGCGTCCGGGCCACGAAGGCCCGCCAGTCGCGGCCGGCGACCGCGTGCCGGGCGGCCAGCCCGGACACGGACCGGTCGCTCTCGTCGGGCCACTCGCCGCCGCGCAGCGCCGACAGCCAGTGCTCCTCCTGGGTGACCATGGCGTTGATCAACGAGCGGAGCGTCGGCTGCTCGTCGATGGTCTCCACGGACACGGTGACGGGCCGGTCGAGCACCTCGTCGCCGAGGGTGCCCGCGCGCTCGATGATCGCGGTGAGGGTCTGGACGTGGTGGTCGACCAGGTGCTGGAGGACGTTCATCGGAGTCTCCTGACGTGTCGCGGGCAGCCGCAGGCCGCCGGGCGGTTGGAAGTGGACGCCGCTGGGGCAGGGCAGCTCCAGCTCGCGGAAGGTCAGCGGCGGGCGGCGTCGGAGCAGGGTGGGTGCGGTGCCGTACGACCGCTGGAAGGCGCGGGTGAACGCCTCGTGCGAGCCGTACCCGGCCTCGACGGCGATGTCGAGGACGGTCCGGTCGCTGGTGATGAGCCGGTGCGCGGCGCGCTCCAGGAGCAGGCGGCGGCGCAGTGCGCCCGGCGGTTCCCCGGTGGCCGCGGCGACCAACCGGTCGAAGTGGAACCGGGACAGGTGGGCCCGGGCGGCCAGATCCGCCGGCCCGGTCTCCGGGTCGTCCAGGGCTTCCTGGAGCCAGTCGAGGAGGCCGGTGAGTCCGTCCGTCTGGGTCATGTGCACAGCGTGCACCCGGCCGGGGCCGTGCCGCTTGATCGCCGTTGCGCACCCGCGCCGGGCGGGAGGCCGCCGTCCGGGGTACGGCCGGCCGCGGGTGCGGGGAGGTCAGTCGAGCAGGGCGTCCAGGCCCACGGTGAGGCCCGGCCGGCGGCGCACCTCGCGCACCGCCAGCAGCACGCCGGGCATGAACGAGGCCCGGTCGTACGAGTCGTGCCGGATGGTCAGCGTCTCGCCGGTGGTGCCGAAGAGCACCTCCTGGTGGGCGACCAGACCGGTGGCGCGGACGGCGTGGACGCGTACCCCGTCGATGTCGGCGCCGCGGGCGCCGGGCACCTCGTCCCTGGTGGCGTCGGGGGTGGGGCCGAGACCGGCCTCGGCGCGGGCCTGCGCGACGAGCCGGGCCGTGTGGGTGGCGGTGCCGCTGGGGGCGTCCAGCTTGCGGGGGTGGTGCTGCTCGATGATCTCGACCGACTCGAAGTGCCGGGCCGCGCGGGCGGCGAACTGCATCATGAGCACCGCGCCGATGCCGAAGTTGGGCGCGATCACCACGCCGACGCCGGGCTTGCCGGCGAGCCAGCCGCGCACCTGGTCGAGGCGCTGCTCGGTGAAGCCGGTGGTGCCGACGACCGCGTGGATGCCCTGGTCGATGCACCAGCGCAGGTTGTCCATGACGACGTCGGGGGTGGTGAAGTCGACGACCACGTCGGCGCCGGAGGCGGCGGACAGGTCGTCGCCCTGGTCGACGGTGGCCACCAGGTCGAGGTCGCCGGCCGCGTCGACGGCCTTGCAGACCTCCATGCCCATCCGGCCGTGGGCACCCAGCACGCCGACCTGGGTCTTCTCCTGCTCGTCACTCACGGGGCACAACCTATCCCAATCGGGACGCGGCCACCCCGACGGACCGGCAAGCGGGACGGTCAGCGCGCGGCGAAGGCGGACTCGTCGAACGGGCCCACCACGGCGAGGGACATCGGCCGGGCGAGCAGGTCGGCGGCGAGGCCGTTCACGTCGTCCAGCGTCACCGCGTCGACCCGGGCCAGCAGCTCGTCGACCGGCATGAGGTTGCCGTAGAGCAGCTCGCCCTTGGCCAGCCGGCTCATCCGGGAGCCGGTGTCCTCCAGGCCGAGGACGAAGGAGCCCTTGCTCATCCCCTTGCCCCGGGCCAGCTCGGCCTCGCTGATCCCCGTGGCGGCCACCCGCTGGAGTTCGGCGCGGGTCAGGTCCAGCACCTCGTCCACCTTGCCCGGCGCGCAGCCGGCGTAGACGGCGAACAGGCCGCTGTCGGCGTACTGGCTGGCGTAGGAGTAGACCGAGTAGGCCAGGCCGCGCTGCTCGCGGATCTCCTGGAACAGCCGGCTGGACATGCCGCCGCCGAGCACGTTGTTGAGCACCCCGAGGGCGAAGCGCCGCTCGTCGGTGCGGTCGATGCCGGGGCAGCCGAGGATGACGTGCGCCTGCTCGGTCTCCTTCGGCTCGACCAGGGTGGCGGCCGGCTTGGTGCGTACCGCCGGGGTGGCCGGCCGGTGCGCGGCCGGCGCGGCCGGGTCGGTGTCCAGCGGGGTGCCGCGCAGCGCCTGCCGGACCAGCTTCACCACGGCGGTGTGATCGAGGTTGCCGGCGGCGGCGATGACGATCTGCGGCGCCGCGTAGCGGCGGCGGTAGAAGCTCTGGATCTGCCGCCGGGTCATCGGCGTGACCGTCTCCTCGGTGCCGGAGATCAGCCGGCCGAGGGGGTGGTCGCCGTAGACGGCGCGGGCGAACAGGTCGTGCACCTCGTCGCCGGGCTCGTCGTCGTGCATGGCGATCTCTTCGAGGATCACCCCGCGTTCGGTCTCCACGTCGGGCGCGGCCAGCACCGAGTCGGCCACCAGGTCACACATGACGTCGATGGCCAGCGGCAGGTCCTCGTCCAGCACGCGGGCGTAGTAGCAGGTGTATTCCTTCGTGGTGAAGGCGTTGGTCTCGCCGCCCACCGCCTCGATCTCCGAGGAGATCTCCAGCGCGCTGCGCTTGTTGGTGCCCTTGAAAAGCAGGTGCTCCAGGAAGTGCGCGGCGCCGGCCTGCGGCCCGGTCTCGTCGCGGGAGCCCACCGCCACCCAGATGCCGAACGAGACGCTGCGCATGGCCGGGATCGCCTCGGTGAGCACGCGCAGGCCGCTGGGGAGCACGGTGCGGCGGACGGTGCCGCCCAGCGGGTCGTCGCTGAGGGTGCGGGTGATCGCCCGGGCGGCTCCGCCCGCGGGGCGCGCGACCCCGGGCGACGTGACCCCCCGTCGAGCCGCCGGGGAGGACGAACGCCGGGTCCGACTCACGAGGAACCTGCTCTCAGTTCGACGAGGGGTGGGTGGTGCGGTGATGACGAACGAAGCCGGCCGGGTGACGCCGTGGGCGTCACCCGGCCGGTCGGTGGATCAGCTGTGCCGGGTGCGGCGCCGCGGACGGCCGTCGCCGCCGCCCTCGCCGCCGCCCTCGCCGCGCTCCGGGCCCCGGCCGCCGCGGTCGCCACCGCGCTCACGGTCGCCGCG is part of the Micromonospora halotolerans genome and encodes:
- a CDS encoding LacI family DNA-binding transcriptional regulator, yielding MTIATVARHAQVSRQTVSNVLNAPHIVREETRRRVQEAISALGYRANQAARQMRTGRSRLIAVRIEPTRDGINGSVLDRFLHGLTETADAAGYRVMLYTARDDDQEIATYDDLLGAYDLDAFVLTGTKHGDPRTAWLAAREVPFVTFGRPWDALDAHPWVDVDGAAGTAQVTRHLLDAGHHRIAFLGWPAGSGVGDDRCAGWRTTMAAAGHDVAGLRRESEDGIAEGERELRDLLARDVPPTAVVCASDSLALGALQAARHAAAPVAVVGFDDTPVAAAVGLSSVSQPLAAAAARCVDLLTDLLDGQPTDHHVLLTPTLVLRQTA
- a CDS encoding amylo-alpha-1,6-glucosidase — translated: MSERHLQPLLHDLVGVVHAPTSALGDAAGQIRPHGVQGVFHADARVLSRAELRLDDREPEALTRGPAGPHGARFVALARWLGDPTPDPTVRVERTRQAGPHGVTEELVVSSTAADPVHTTVSVDLGCDLAPIELVKSGGSGAPLEAKAGEPGRVQWAAEGLTVTVTGEAATVDAAGDRATAPRLSWPVTLAPGESATLRWRLAVTDPKAVVTAAPPGPGWSEPAVRADDRRLVRLLDRALADLRALRLAEPAHPEDVFLGAGVPWFLTLFGRDSLWAARMMLPLGTDLAAGTLRVLARRQGTRVDPATGEAPGKILHELRRHEVALADGGLRLPPAYYGTVDATMLWVGLLHDAWRWGLPADQVEPLLPHLEAALGWLGEHADADGDGFIEYVDTTGHGLANQGWKDSGDAVRFRDGRLAAPPIVLAEVQGYAYQAAVNGADLLDAFGRPGADRWRGYADRLATRFRAAFWVDGPHGPQPALALDRDKRPVDSLTSNIGHLLGTGLLSDAESAQVAALLSTEALAGGFGLRTMSTDDAGFSPLSYHCGSIWAHDTAVVLGGLARDGHRAPALRLADGLLAAAEAFDYRLPELYGGDDRAALGRPVPYPAACHPQAWSAAAAVLLLQAALGLYPDVPAGRVDLRPLAGPELGALAADGLRIAGTPIKITVNHTGHPTLTGLPHSLHIPTPRPAPNPTHSPA
- a CDS encoding GNAT family N-acetyltransferase; this translates as MIDSGLCDRVGRRVTLRPVGDDNWRAVADVAPRDDQRTFVPALAARYLVLTMRSDVWTSLAVCADETVVGHVMWGVDDDGSRWIGGMVIDAGEQDRGIGRAAVKTLTDWLSKAGQPIRLSYRPDNTAAATLYGSLGFHPTGAMEDDELIAELTPA
- a CDS encoding AraC family transcriptional regulator; amino-acid sequence: MTQTDGLTGLLDWLQEALDDPETGPADLAARAHLSRFHFDRLVAAATGEPPGALRRRLLLERAAHRLITSDRTVLDIAVEAGYGSHEAFTRAFQRSYGTAPTLLRRRPPLTFRELELPCPSGVHFQPPGGLRLPATRQETPMNVLQHLVDHHVQTLTAIIERAGTLGDEVLDRPVTVSVETIDEQPTLRSLINAMVTQEEHWLSALRGGEWPDESDRSVSGLAARHAVAGRDWRAFVARTLDAGTLADTFVDTTCTPPTTHTLGGTIGHVITFAAVRRTLAIGALHSAGITDLGAGDPRPYLDAAATTAAG
- the dapB gene encoding 4-hydroxy-tetrahydrodipicolinate reductase, translated to MSDEQEKTQVGVLGAHGRMGMEVCKAVDAAGDLDLVATVDQGDDLSAASGADVVVDFTTPDVVMDNLRWCIDQGIHAVVGTTGFTEQRLDQVRGWLAGKPGVGVVIAPNFGIGAVLMMQFAARAARHFESVEIIEQHHPRKLDAPSGTATHTARLVAQARAEAGLGPTPDATRDEVPGARGADIDGVRVHAVRATGLVAHQEVLFGTTGETLTIRHDSYDRASFMPGVLLAVREVRRRPGLTVGLDALLD
- a CDS encoding M16 family metallopeptidase is translated as MSRTRRSSSPAARRGVTSPGVARPAGGAARAITRTLSDDPLGGTVRRTVLPSGLRVLTEAIPAMRSVSFGIWVAVGSRDETGPQAGAAHFLEHLLFKGTNKRSALEISSEIEAVGGETNAFTTKEYTCYYARVLDEDLPLAIDVMCDLVADSVLAAPDVETERGVILEEIAMHDDEPGDEVHDLFARAVYGDHPLGRLISGTEETVTPMTRRQIQSFYRRRYAAPQIVIAAAGNLDHTAVVKLVRQALRGTPLDTDPAAPAAHRPATPAVRTKPAATLVEPKETEQAHVILGCPGIDRTDERRFALGVLNNVLGGGMSSRLFQEIREQRGLAYSVYSYASQYADSGLFAVYAGCAPGKVDEVLDLTRAELQRVAATGISEAELARGKGMSKGSFVLGLEDTGSRMSRLAKGELLYGNLMPVDELLARVDAVTLDDVNGLAADLLARPMSLAVVGPFDESAFAAR